In Euphorbia lathyris chromosome 2, ddEupLath1.1, whole genome shotgun sequence, the sequence GTCTCATGTCAATATTTCAGTGAGTTTTTATACACAAATCGCTCTGCTGActttattgaaagaaaatgacAGCGACCTTTGTGAAATAAACCTCAACTTTAGTGATCGTCACTGCAATTTACCCCAATCGTCATAATTTCAAGACTAAGAAAGGATATATAAAGACCAGCCAATCTAAGTACAGAACCATCACTCTCTAAAACTACTTTTTCTGCATTTAGAAGCACATCTGTCCTGGGGCTTCTCCCAAGTTGAACAATTGGTGAGTCCTGCAAAAATCTTGACAAGATAAGGCACCGGTCGATTTGACAGACTCAATTTGGGGAGAACTGATTGAACCAGAAAATTAATTATCCACATTAGATGCATTCACCTCATCACATTCTCCATTGTCAAAGCAATCAAACGGTGCAGAGCTTGATGTAAACAAGAAACAACCCTCTCCATTCCAGCTTAAAGCAGCTTCCCTGGAGAGTCCATAGTTCAAAGCAGCAGAATAAGTGTTATAGCAGGGGAAAATGGGATCATTACATTCATCATTACTTACTTGATATCGCCAGAATAGTCGGAGGATCTTGAAGGAGGTGCGCAGAAAATGACATAAGGAAACTGGTGAGATGGTTTAGTTTCCTTCAAAGATGGATTAATCCCAATTTTTATCAACTCTTCATGGTGGTCTGAAGTCATTGTCTGCCCATAAACTTGACACCCGGGAAATGCCTGCTCCATTATATAAAGATAAAGACCAGTCAAGCACACTGTTAGGATAGCATCTGTTGTTGATCATAACAAGCTTGATATGCGAAACAATAAATCAAACATGCAATCACAACAATAACAAGAGATTTACGTGATTCAACTATTCTTGCCTCCATCCACGGGCAAGGAGGAGCATGTAATTCTTTCATAATTGGCAAATTGGTACTACGTTGCACGAAACCCCTCTTCATTAGTGTTTCCGCATTTCGTGTCCGTTTCCATTTCCGGCTATATTTCGAAGactaaattttagaaataatgtttcccaGTATCCATTTATGTTTCAACATAGGGTGAAACAGTAAGAAGCAGTCTTGTATCTAAGTTCCTAACTCTCAAATCCCATAAGACAGAATTACAGCCAAACCCTTACACATGCATATGTCCAAAGACTACAAGCTATAATAGGCAAATAACTCGCTTCAGAGTATAATCCTTTTCCTAATAGTTTTCAAATTCTAATTATAAAAACTAAACAAATGCTTAAACACACTAACCTAGAAAAATTGCTCAATTCGCAATGATGAAATTTCAACTACAAATTTGAATCCATAAAAATGTTCCAATTGTGAGGATGAAATCGATGAACTGAACCAGAATCAAATTGATCAATAAGTACCTACCTCTCGCCATTGCTGAGCGACCAAGCGACCAAGAACACCAGGGCCAACAATGAGCAGATCATTCTCTCCAACACGACCAGAAGACTCAGTCTTCAATCCCTCATCAGTCGCACCTTCAGcaacaattttcaaaaattcattaacaaaataaaattccacaaacaatgaacttcctcaatcaAGCAATAAACTGAACAACGGCTCAAAGGGAGAATCATTCATACCCACGGTAGAAGAAGCAGATGCTTGAATTGGGCTGGCCATAGATGAAGATAAGGATGATGATGAAAATGTTAGTTTGGATTTGAGTGAATTATTgggcaaagagaaagagagtaaATGGTAGGTACGAATTGAATTAtggagcttggagaaatgaTGAAGAAGTAGAAGAGTAGGAGGGTTGAGAGATGGGCAGTAGCAAGAAAATGAAATGGTTCCCATTTGACATAAAGAAATGGGGATGGGGATGCTGATTATTGGGATTTTCAATTTAGTCTTTTGCTGGTTTCGCAGACGATTTATTCTTGCCAATCATTTCATTACAAGTGGCGCTATGGGCTGAgttgtctttgttttttttttttttcctttgctTCGAAAGTGATAGGATTGGATCGTTGGTTTTGGCTTTGGGACACATCTGGATTAAGGCATGCGAAAACGACCGCGTTTTAATCTTCATCATTATCCTCTAAAATTAACAAGGTTGGGATATGTTACATGTATGATATGAGAATACGTTTAGAGAACTATAGTGTTATTAAAATTATTGGTGCGTTCTATGCTTTATTttagatataaatttttttaaaggtttaatacattatttgtccctgaacttgtccgtaaagtttgattggctccctgaacttttaaagtgtctcaatagcttcctaaactttcataaaatgttcagttagccccctgaacttgcgtaaaatgtaatcatttGATCACTCGGtagcaaaaaagtaagttaaatacggaagatgtattgtacgagtcttaaaaaaaataaaacgaccaaaatcgaggtatgcagttctaatattagagaagacaagttgtatagttgagcaagtaataacttcatttttaatttaatttttaattatgtaataacattttaagactcGTACAACACATattctgcatttaacttactttttttgcgaccgagtgatcaaataattacattttacgcaagttcagggggctaactaaacattttttGCAAGTTCAAGAAGTAAtcggacactttgaaagttcaggggaccaatcaagctttttgaataagttcaaggggcaaatgatgtattaagccttttttaaattttacatttaatattataatattaaagttcaaattaaaaaaaattgtagaaAAGTTTAACGAAATGATatctgtttcaaaaaaaatgacTACTTACAGCATAAGCCCATGAATTTATTTATAATCTTTCTGTTTCTAATCTTATTTAAAATaaggtttatttattttatttttttggataGAAATGGGAACGAGACAGAATTTGGACGGATTAAGCACCcgtggcccaagaactgacaaacccgcaatatattaataaacgaaaaatgagtgtttgaacaagagaagaggaaggagaacaaacaaaaagaagggggtGGAGAAAATTTtaggaaagtcaagaaaaacgcaaatgagaaatactacaaatgtcatcattgataaacctgtggcaaaaagcaggagctgaaagCTACCAATTGATCACTCAGGGAGAGACTTCAAACTTTGCcagtgcatcagcaactctatttccttccctaaagatgtgtgaaaaaacaaaaagaagggggtGGAGAAAATTTtaggaaagtcaagaaaaacgcaaatgagaaatactacaaatgtcatcattgataaacctgtggcaaaaagcaggagctgaaagccaccaattgatcactgaggaagagacttCAAACTTTGCcagtgcatcagcaactctatttccttccctaaagatgtgtgaaaaaagaatgttcatcctagagcaaatgctgaggCAATGCAACCATTCTtgacgaatactccaaggaacatccatggaacgatgtctaagcagattaacaacgtacattgagtctgactcaacccaaagctgatgccaatttttctcccaaacaagttcaattgcaaaaatagcggctctcaattcagccatgtaagcaaaagaaggaggagtagaaaaagcaaaacagccTTTGGGAAATCcacgatagttgcgaaaaatacctcccgctcctgcctcgcctggagtgccaaaagcagagccgtccacattgactttaaccatcccagaggaggtttaagccaatggaccgaAATAATATTGGGAGCCggaggcggcctaggagaagccagaagacgggATAAGATAACATCATCTCTCCgtgaagagcaaaaacctttagaagtggcaaaggactctcgaatcattcgaaagagggtgatcttcgagtgctgaatagaaggagaaacttccttaaagattgcttcattcctgcaatgccagattaaccagatgcaagtgacaacggcaacacgccagatcatcgacacatgtgagccaaaatgaatgctacaAAGAAAGTTGAAGAAGTGGATGGATTGTGAATAACGAGGCAAAGAGCAGTCAAAGTGAAACTCAAtggccctccaaagagaatctgcaaaagaacagctaatgaataggtggttaatggactcagcatccctaccacatagaACACAACGAGAGGCAAAGGAGAATCCAAGATGCTGCAGGAGGTCGTGAGTCGGAACCCggccatgcaaaactctccagaaagtgaaggaacgagaagggggagtgtgagcattccaaacaaatttataccagtccaccgaaGAGGAACTAGAACTGATAATCGAATAGTACTCTTTGAcagagaaaatacccttcaTAGAGGGCTTAAGGTTTATTTATAATCTTTTAGTCTCTAACTTTATTTGAAATAAGGtatagttactttgtttttttgacAAAcgcattttaatttatttaaaaaatttcattgttTTGTTACCTAAAATTTAGGAGTTAATAAATTACTTTAACCAAGTTCAAATATAATGATCCTGTTTGATAAACAGttttttagaataaaattagaggtttaagTCATTTTAAAAGTTTAACGTTGTTTGGTGAAAAGAGGTTTGAAATAGtttattggatttaaaaaactaattttaaaaaaaacttgttttataagctttttcaattagtttattgctCTATCTCTTTTGAATAACATTTTTATCTCTAATTAATACTTTTTAATCTAAAATAAAGGTTTTACCATGTCCTTAAttatcattttacacaaacattTATAAATAATCAGTTAAATTTTACTAAACAATACAATCAGCTATATTCAAATCTAACTAACCAAAGTTATTTACCAAACCGATCAATACCCAAAATATATGGATAATTGAATTTTCTTAATAAGTAAAAGAGGTGGAATatgtcaaaagaaaaagaaagattaaattataatttatgttaACATAATGAAAGTGATGTTTAAATGTAGTTTAAGAAATGCAAATGCTTACCCACCCACCTTCTTATCAACCTCGTTTGAGTGTCATTGTCTTTATTTTCCAAAttatcttaaaattaaaatgttgaGAAGTCAAGATACAAGAAGAAAAGCATTAATTTGTTAGctacaaatttttgttgattaaataattaattatgcccacttttttgtttttttttgcatgCTTAAGATATCCCATCTATGTTCTCCCTTTTGTCGTCCACCTACTCGGTTGAATTGTCTTTAATCCATGCTTATGATCTAACCAAAAGTTTgaaaaaacaaaccaaacaaagaCATTTGATTTCACAAGAATATACCATACATTTGATTTCTCTCGTATAAGAATCTCACTAGAAAAACCAAAATTTGCCTCTAAAAAAATAAGACCATATCGAAAGGAATAGTAAAGGATACGGAAGATCTTGCAACATTCCGCAGTATTAGAGTAGTAGGAATCCAAGGTTCTCCATTTCAGAAGAAAGACGTCTCATGGAAAGACTCTCTTATACGATAGTCTAACACTAAagatattaatattataatatccgtaatttttttagtatttattttgtaattttttatcaGTTATAAATAGaagttttaatattaaattaaattatattattattattattattttgaaatattattattattattattaggtttTGGAGTTATAGGGGATACGATTTTGGTTTTGAGGGAGAACTATATCATCTTTctctttcttattttcttttttatatttttcttcatAACTCCTTATTCCGGATATCTCTTGGAACGAAAATTATACCGTTAAATTTCTTATTTCGTAAGGAACATTTTAAGACCATTATTGGTATTtttctgataaaaaaaatatggtgATCAGAGTGGGTATTTTTCACCGGGAAAGTATTAGATCTCGATATTTTAGGCTGTTTTAGTTGTGAAAGGAGTGTATTTTTGGACTCCCCCGATCATTGGCTATCTCGTGATAGTCTTGGTTCGCGATTCTGTCATCTCCGGCGAACCTCCGGTGGCCGACCACCGCGCTCCGGTGAACCTCCGAGGAGCTAGTAACGGGTCAATTAGAACCCGAATAATTTGAttagctttttgggatgagaggtaaacttaattgcttatgtttatatatatatttatctatttatgtGATTGCCTATCGATATATTGTCAtggaataataaaataaatattgagTATTTAGTTATCATTTGATTTGTGTTTATTTATACATATAGTGATTTGAGGATTGGAGTTTTAAATGTTCTCTATATAGttgaatttattaatataaggtTTTGTTTCTCTTAAAATCGGATTGCTCATGTATTCATCTATCAAGATAATTAGTTATGAAATTATACCATGGTAGAAAGGGGAACGTATATGAGTTTAAAAGATTATGAATTATGAAATTGTGTTGGATTATGTTTGAGttagaacaaaacataaatagcTAGCTTAAGTGGATAGGTACAATGGTTTGGAGGTTTGTTTATACTGTGATCGCATACACCTGTCTTGAAAGATGGGACGATAAGGTGTTATTAAATTTTGGATTGGGCTTGGTACTGTGTCTTGCAAGATTCGACGATAGCAGTACCATTATAAAAGTACTTATATTATGAAGTCTCAAGATTGTGTGTCTTGCAAGAGTAGACGATAACGCATACCTATTTTGATGTTAAACATCATAAGACCATTAGACATACTTCACTTAGGTTTA encodes:
- the LOC136219900 gene encoding uncharacterized protein, translating into MGTISFSCYCPSLNPPTLLLLHHFSKLHNSIRTYHLLSFSLPNNSLKSKLTFSSSSLSSSMASPIQASASSTVGATDEGLKTESSGRVGENDLLIVGPGVLGRLVAQQWREAFPGCQVYGQTMTSDHHEELIKIGINPSLKETKPSHQFPYVIFCAPPSRSSDYSGDIKEAALSWNGEGCFLFTSSSAPFDCFDNGECDEDSPIVQLGRSPRTDVLLNAEKVVLESDGSVLRLAGLYKEDRGAHTYWLQKGTVDIRPDHILNLIHYEDAASLSVAILKKKFRGRVFLGCDNHPVSRQEVMDLVAKSGKFSKQFEAFTGTSDPLGKRLNNSKTRKEVEWEPKYPSFAHFLGVSE